GGGCTGCTCGAGCATTTCGCATCGCCCCACCATCTCCTTATCGAAAACCGCCGCGTTCTGAAAAAGAACGGCCTGCTCGTTATCGACGTACCGCAGACCTTTCACGCATACACGGTCATGAAGCAGGCTTTGATGATGTTGGGACGATGGTTTGCCGGGTGGGAACGTCAGTTCACGCCAGGCTCGCTCCGGCAACTTGTTGTCGGGCATGGATTTGAAGCGGTCCACCAGTACGGTGCTTGGTCCCGGCCCGGCATTTTCTACAAGGCCATCCGGGAAGCAGCTAAAAAATTCAATTACGATCTACCGATGTATCCGCGGCCATGCTGTTCATTGAGCCGCGGTTGGCTCGACCTGCAGCAGCAGCTGCGCCATAAAAGATTGTTCCAGTATACAGAACTATCGATCGGCATTATCGCGCGCAAGAAATAAATCCCGCGCCTGCCGGTTCTCCGGCAACCCAATAGCTTACGGTTTAAGAACAGTAAATTTAGCTCGTTGCCGGCGGTCGCCGTCGTCGATATTGACGAAATAAACGCCTGCCGGGAGCGGTGACGTATCAATGCAGAAGATCTCCCCCTGCCGTACGGCCGAGCCGACCAATTGACCACTGGAGCTGTATACTACGACCCGGGCGCGGTCAGAGACCATGGACGCCGGTATTATACTTATCCGGCCGCAGCCGGGAGTGGGAAAAACTCTGGCGCGCGATCCGATGGCAGACGGTTCATGTTCTGCGACCGCCAGATCGGCTGAGCGTTCGAAATAAACATCGTTGTTCGTCTCATATACGATCGCATGCGCCCACACCAGATAAACGTCCCCGGATTCCACGAAGAAGTGAGGTTGTGTATTGTAGACCGCATCAGAAGTGATCTGCTCCTCAGTCAACCAGGTCGTGGTGTTGTAAGAACGCCGGCGGTACAGATTGTATGCCGGGCTTACGTATTTGGCATAGTACACGACATAGGCACCGTCCGCGCCTTCGTTAGGGAACGGATCGTGCGAATTCAGGTTCGTGGTCAGCCGGACCGAGTCGCTCCAGAACACGCGGTCGGTAGCGGTCTTGATGAAAACATCATAGTCATACTGACCCGGGCCCGACCGCCGGTGATACGCGTAAAGGTAAGTCCCATTGGCATGCTTCATTACGCGAGTCCGGTTGCCGGACGGCGCGACCAGCGTTCTCAATGTATCCCAGTTTCCATGATTCGGGCAGTGCGCGATATAACCGCCCGACCCCTGGACACGATAGCTCATGGTCAGCGAGCTGTCGGGTTCAAGGATGACGGTCGGATCATAATAGGTCGAGGATGAAGACCACCCCAGGTCGATGGCGCCCTGACGGATCCAGGTCAGCCCGTCGAGCGAATAAGCCGTGTAAATGGCATAATTCCCGGCTTCGTTCGACGCATACCAAACGCGCAGGGTGTCACAGGGTAGCTGAACAAAGGTCAGTGTGGCCTGATCACCGGTTTCGATAATGATCGGCGTAACCGCCGCCCAGGTAACGCCGTTATCCGTGGAAAACGTGACGTACAGGTCTCCGGATGCCCAATCCGGGTTCCGGTCGAATATAACCATGAGCCGGCCGTCGTTCATCCGAATGATCCATGATTCATAGTCATTATCGGGGCCGCCAGAAACCACGACCGGCGCAGCGCCGGTCAGGACGGGTATTATGAATGCCGCCAGAAGATACCATAAAAATATTATCCTTGATTTATAGATGATCATCTCAACGCCCTCCTGCTCATTTTTTCAAGCCTAGAATCTAAACCCTATGATCTAGAGCCTGCTTTATTTCGGTCGGTTCGTTAAGAGCGGTGTTCCCTCATCGGTGAGGGTGAAATACATTTCTTTTCCCGGCGCGCCGCTATAGTGGGACAGGATGTAATCCACGTACTCGATCGTCTCAGGTATGGATGGCACGCGGTTGACTCGGCTTACCGTGCCTGGTCCGGCATGGTAAGCCGCCAGCGCCAGCTCCAGGTTGCCGCCGAACATATCGAACATGCTGCGCAGGAATCTGACCCCGCCTTCAATGTTCTGACCGGGATCGTAAGGGTCCTTGACGCCCAGGACTTCGGCGGTCTCCGGCATTAATTGCATTAACCCGATCGCACCGCTGCGTGACACGGCGTTGGGATTGAACTGCGATTCTTTGTCGATCACGACCTTCACGAGCTCGGGATCCATGCAGTACATTTCGCAGTAGTAATCGATCCAGGGATCATACTTCCCGTCGTATCCAGCTTCTGTCCTGGCAGGTACTGAACCCAAAGGCGGAATATTGGTTATCAATGCATTACCCGTGGTTGTCGCGGCCATGACCTGACCAACCAGGATCATTAGGATCATGCTGAATTTTATCGCATTTTAACAAATTGTCAATATCGGTAATCGAAGACGAGAAGTTAACAGGCGTGATCCTTGCTTATTTACCGGCCGGGTCAGGCGGCCGCAGCAGGCCGGTCACCTCATAGATCACAACCGAATTCTTTATGTTTTTCAACTGCACTGCCATCAGTTTTTTTGCCTTTACCTGGTCTTTGACCAGATCATAGGTTTCCTTGCTGATAATGATCTGCCGGGGCTCGGCAATGCTTTCGAGCCGGGACGCCAGGTTGACGGCCGTGCTGACGACCGTGTATTCCATACGCTTGATGTTCCCGATGTTCCCGGCGATCACCTCGCCCGTATGGATGCCGATGCCGATCTCAAAGGCTTCAATGTCCTGGATCTTCAATTTTTCGCGCCACTGGGCTTTCAATCTGGATACGCGCTCCTTCATTGCCAGGGCAGCCCGCACGGCCCGTATCGGGTCATCCGGATGCGACACGGGTGCGCCGAAGATCGCCATCACACAGTCGCCGATATATTTGTCGAGCGTGCCCTCTTCCTCGAACACGGCCTCAGTCATGCTGCTCAGGAAATCGTTCAGTATCCCGACCGCGACCATCACGTCGATCCGTTCGGTCAATGACGTGTAGCCGCGAATATCGCAGAACATGATCGTCACGACCCGGTGCTCGCCGACCAGCATCATGCCCTTTTCCTCAGCCATGATCTTGTTCATGACCCCGGGCGAAAAGAACCTTTGCAGGCGTTCCCGGATCCTTTCTTCCTGCCGGATCTTGTCGTAAAGCTGGGCGTTCTCGATCGCGATCGAAGACTGGTTGGCGAATGAGACCATGAACTGAATATCATCGCTCGTGAACGCGTTCTGACCGGCCGGGTTATCCAGGTACAGCACGCCGAGCCGTTCCTTCTCTTTCGACAAGAGCGGCACGCAGATGACATAGCCGATCGCGTAGCTGATCACACTTTCCTGACTGCGGAAACGCTCGTCCTTGGTGGCATCCTCGGTGGTGATCACTTCGGTCTTTTCAAACGCCAGCTGGGCGATGGTCCGGCTGATGCCCGCGGATTTGCCGGCCTCACGATCGGATCCCATGTTCCGCGCCACGCGGACCTGGAGCTGGTTCGTTGGCGGGTCGTACAGCATAATGAAACCGCGGCGCGCGTGAATGATCTTGAGCGCCAGGTCCATTAAGAGATTCAGGAGAACGTTTAGATCAAAGACGAAATTGATGATCTTCCCGACCTCGCACAGGGTCGAGACGACTTCCCGGGATTTTTCAATTTCACCTACTTTTTCCTGGTATTGCCTGAACCCCTGCTTAATGCTGGCAAGCGCGCTGATAATGGTCTCTTTTTTCTCACCCCTGGTAACCTGGGACACCAGCGCGTTTATCGCCGCCTCGGCATCGAACATGCCGCCGGCTTTCCTCGTGATCACCTTTCTTTCCGGGATGTAATCGAGCGTTTTTTCGTCCACAAAGGTGATGATGGTATTGCCGATCTGGATCTCGTCGCCGTAACTAAGTTCCAGTTCGGTCACGCGCTCGCCGTTAACGAACGTGCCGTATCTGCTTTTTCTGTCCCGGATCAGGTACCGCGCGATTTTTTTCTCCACCTCGGCGTGATTGCGGGAAACGAAGACGTCATCGATAACGATATCGTTGTCGTCTTTGCGTCCCAGCGTGATCTTATCCTTATCCAGCTTGATGACCTGAGTCTCGTCGTCCGGTTTGTGGATCAGGAACGTCGCCATCGTCTTCGCGTAGTGAGGTGTACTGCCGACCGCTTCTTTTTACTAGTCGAATGTGACGTTGTCAAAATGGACGGTTGATGATGCGTTTGCCCCTTTGGCGATGTATAGTCCATTCCTTCCTTCGGTAAAAGTGCTGTCGGTTGCTTCTATTTTACTGTCGCCATCCAGATATACATAAAAATTGCTGCCGCATGCGTCAACATCCAGATTGTACCATTCATCGGTATTGATAGTCATCGATGAAAATCCGATCACTGTCGGTGTCCCGTTTTCCCATTTTTCAAGATGCATTACACCTGCACTCACCGACAGGGAATAGTAGTTCTGAGAATCTACATAGCGGAGTATGAACCCTACGTTCCACAATGTATCGGGACCGATTACTTTGAAATCAGCGCCAAAGCAGAAGTTTGAGAAATTACCGATCAATGCCGCAAAACCATCGTCCATGGTCGCGCAGCTGTATACGTTTGGCAATGAGGGAGCTGATTGATCTTCCACAACACCCCAATCACCGTAGAAAACCTCAAAATTGAACGGTTCGATCGTGCCGATCGATTCATTGTCAAA
The sequence above is a segment of the bacterium genome. Coding sequences within it:
- a CDS encoding class I SAM-dependent methyltransferase, with the protein product MTAELLKCTKIAGKKILEVGAGTGRDSIKMAQAGAFVCTLDYSSESLRLVRCDPQGRLTNLVMADALECPFLDETFDIVFHQGLLEHFASPHHLLIENRRVLKKNGLLVIDVPQTFHAYTVMKQALMMLGRWFAGWERQFTPGSLRQLVVGHGFEAVHQYGAWSRPGIFYKAIREAAKKFNYDLPMYPRPCCSLSRGWLDLQQQLRHKRLFQYTELSIGIIARKK
- a CDS encoding adenylate/guanylate cyclase domain-containing protein; its protein translation is MATFLIHKPDDETQVIKLDKDKITLGRKDDNDIVIDDVFVSRNHAEVEKKIARYLIRDRKSRYGTFVNGERVTELELSYGDEIQIGNTIITFVDEKTLDYIPERKVITRKAGGMFDAEAAINALVSQVTRGEKKETIISALASIKQGFRQYQEKVGEIEKSREVVSTLCEVGKIINFVFDLNVLLNLLMDLALKIIHARRGFIMLYDPPTNQLQVRVARNMGSDREAGKSAGISRTIAQLAFEKTEVITTEDATKDERFRSQESVISYAIGYVICVPLLSKEKERLGVLYLDNPAGQNAFTSDDIQFMVSFANQSSIAIENAQLYDKIRQEERIRERLQRFFSPGVMNKIMAEEKGMMLVGEHRVVTIMFCDIRGYTSLTERIDVMVAVGILNDFLSSMTEAVFEEEGTLDKYIGDCVMAIFGAPVSHPDDPIRAVRAALAMKERVSRLKAQWREKLKIQDIEAFEIGIGIHTGEVIAGNIGNIKRMEYTVVSTAVNLASRLESIAEPRQIIISKETYDLVKDQVKAKKLMAVQLKNIKNSVVIYEVTGLLRPPDPAGK
- a CDS encoding lytic transglycosylase domain-containing protein, translated to MILVGQVMAATTTGNALITNIPPLGSVPARTEAGYDGKYDPWIDYYCEMYCMDPELVKVVIDKESQFNPNAVSRSGAIGLMQLMPETAEVLGVKDPYDPGQNIEGGVRFLRSMFDMFGGNLELALAAYHAGPGTVSRVNRVPSIPETIEYVDYILSHYSGAPGKEMYFTLTDEGTPLLTNRPK
- a CDS encoding carboxypeptidase-like regulatory domain-containing protein, with translation MKALIHDLLASYPRGLLCIALLLVAVVACLNPPHDNEYDPDNKLKAHLSGTVYGPDDIIPGAIVHMIPDYDTTDVCIDTTDANGKYSFEELDPGIYKIFTKAEYHYPQECYPESLKADTAAVIDVFMHWLFTFDNESIGTIEPFNFEVFYGDWGVVEDQSAPSLPNVYSCATMDDGFAALIGNFSNFCFGADFKVIGPDTLWNVGFILRYVDSQNYYSLSVSAGVMHLEKWENGTPTVIGFSSMTINTDEWYNLDVDACGSNFYVYLDGDSKIEATDSTFTEGRNGLYIAKGANASSTVHFDNVTFD
- a CDS encoding T9SS type A sorting domain-containing protein, which encodes MIIYKSRIIFLWYLLAAFIIPVLTGAAPVVVSGGPDNDYESWIIRMNDGRLMVIFDRNPDWASGDLYVTFSTDNGVTWAAVTPIIIETGDQATLTFVQLPCDTLRVWYASNEAGNYAIYTAYSLDGLTWIRQGAIDLGWSSSSTYYDPTVILEPDSSLTMSYRVQGSGGYIAHCPNHGNWDTLRTLVAPSGNRTRVMKHANGTYLYAYHRRSGPGQYDYDVFIKTATDRVFWSDSVRLTTNLNSHDPFPNEGADGAYVVYYAKYVSPAYNLYRRRSYNTTTWLTEEQITSDAVYNTQPHFFVESGDVYLVWAHAIVYETNNDVYFERSADLAVAEHEPSAIGSRARVFPTPGCGRISIIPASMVSDRARVVVYSSSGQLVGSAVRQGEIFCIDTSPLPAGVYFVNIDDGDRRQRAKFTVLKP